The Ursus arctos isolate Adak ecotype North America unplaced genomic scaffold, UrsArc2.0 scaffold_25, whole genome shotgun sequence DNA segment CTTCCCTGGGGAGGATGGCTCCTCAAGTCCCCCGTGCCCTGAAGCTCAGCTGCCCAGCCCTGACCGCATGGCCCCGTCCCACACCTCCCTTCCAGGCCTGACGCTCTCCACACAGCCCAGGGTCTTTGTCCCAGCCCTCGCTGCCCAGCCGGGTTAGCCATGCTTGCACAGTGGTGGTGCCCCCAGACACGTCCATGTGGGCTCGCTCCCCAGCTGGTGCGGCCTCCCTGAACTGTGGCCTGATGAAAAAGCCAGAGGACGCCCTCTGGGAGGCCCCGTCTGAGACCCATgaggttggggaggaggaaggtgacATACCCCAGGAACAGGGAGGCTGGAAGGGCCACCTCTGTGTGGAGGTACCCGCTTCTCCTTCCCAGCCCCGGTCAGGATccctaggtgtgtgtgtgtgtgtgtgtgtgtgtgtgtgcacatgtgcgtgtgtgcatgcacgcgtgTTCCTTAAGGTGCAAGGATTGTGCTTCCGCTGACCGTGTGGCGGGGCGAGACTGGTGGCCCTGGCCAGGATGAGCTTGAGGTAGAGGGGGTGGCATCCGAGAAGCAGGCCGCAGCTAGAGTTTGAAGCCACGGTTGACATAACTgctgggggagagaaaaaggaagtgtCTGGGCTCCCAGGGTGCTGGTCTGAGCACTACCGTGGGTTAATGCCCTTTACGCAGGGGGGCAGGTCTGCGGCTGGAGGCCATGGTGTTGAGGGACATccctgtggggcagggagggaagcgTTCAGGGGGCGGGCCCCCCAGCAGTGGGGGAGGCCCCCAGGGACAGACCCCATAGCTCCCTCCAGGGGACTAGGAAGGTGGGCAGGACCCCAGAGCAGGTGCTGGGGTAAAAGCCAGGGGTTCCAAGGAGGGCAGTGGGCTGCAACCACAGGCTGTCAGCAGCCTGTGTCTCCAGAAAAGGGAAAGCCCACCATGAATCGCGGGCCGCCAGCTCTCTGAGGAGGGGCCACCAAGGGAGAAGCGGTTGATGGTCcttggaagggggaggggaggaggagtttAGGTACAGGGCAAGGGGTGCACAGGTTGAGGAGGCTCCCCAaatggggaggtggtggtggggtggtgtCCCCCCCCATGGACCCCCTTCCCAACACCGTGGCCCGAACCTTGAACCTCCTCATCTGGACAGTGAAGCTGCGTCCTAAAATCTCCCAATACTCAGCAAATTGACCGAAAAGTTAGAACTACCGAAAAATACCCAGGCAGCCTTTAGGCATGGAGAGAGCCCGAAACCGCATGCCTTCTGCAGTGCCCGCTTCTGCGTCCATCCCGGAAACAGGGTGGGCTTCATCCTGGGACGTGTTGCACTGCCCCAGTCTGGGAGGGAAGCCGACCGAAAGGTGGGGGCTGACTTCCTCCCTGCGATGGGGACAGAGGACAAGCATGGCTGGGGAGTGGGCAGGCAGGCATGGCATGGGCAGCAAGGCCGCTGGGGTCCAGGGTCTCAGGGAAGAAATCCAGGTCCCAAGCTGCCCCATGAAGGATAGGGATACGCCCCTCACAAAGCAGAGTAACGATTACTACGGCCTGGGACCCCGCAGAGCCTGGCTGGTCTGGCTGGGACCTGCTTGCTCCCCTTTCCAGACGAACAAGAAGAAAGGGGACATTGCACGCAGCGCCCTGCCCTGCTCCGAGGCGGTCAGCAGGTCTCAGGTGAGTTGCAAGAGAGACTTATGAATCCATACGTTTATTAGCAGCGCAGAGACCCATTCAGGAGATGGCTCCTCAcggcagagcaggaggagggaggcctggTGGCCACGTCCACGCATCCAACAAcagagacaggaggagggagggcggggGCAAGGAAACCCCTCGCAGAGATGGCgcggggagcggcaggcaggccAGAGGCGGTGGGAACGGGTCAGCACCTGCCGTCAGGCATCAGCAGTTCCAGGGCTGGATGGCGCAACAGCAGGACAGAGCGAGAGTTAGGAGCCGAGGAGACGCCGTTCCTCAGAATCACGCCATCGCGAGAATAAGTGAGGGACAGCAGGGGCAGGACGCGGGATTACTAATGCGGGAAAGGCTGGACACAACTTGGGGGCGAGACTGAGCGATTAAAACAGTAACTTCTTCATTCGGTGATGACTTGTTAAGCACCTACTTCATGCCACACTGTttagattgggggggggggacaaggtCTCTGCCCTGGGGGAGGATGCTGGCTggcgggaggagggcaggggccgTACACAGTATACGATGATGTCACAAAAGGACGAGGGTAAGGGGACGAAATGGTCATGTTGTTGAGAGAGATCAGGGCGTTGGTGAAGGAGGGGCCCGCGGTGGAGGAGGAAGCCCCTCGGGGGGCCCACGGTCCTGTGCAGGGGCAGCGCCCCGTGGGCCACACTGGAGGGCTCTGAGTGACCGTTCTGCGGGGGCTCCCTCGGCGGCTGCGTGGTGAGGGGTGAGAAGAGGCGAGCAAGGAGACACAGGGAAGCACGTGGCTCCAGAGGCCAAGCGCTAGAGAGAGCGTTCGGAGATGGAGTGAGGGGGCCCGCACGCCGGGTCCGGAAATCCGGACAGAGCGGCATCCGCGCTGAGGCCCGTGTTGCCTGAGTCGCTGGACTTCAAGGGTCACTAGAACTGGCTTTCAGAAAGAGCAGGTCACGTGCCAGACAGAACCCCAGCTGGGTCCTCATTCCGCGGCAGCAGTCAGCGCTCGAAGACCAGGCCGGGAGGGAAAGTGCGCATCAGCTGAGAAAGGACGTGCCCGCTGCTCCTTGGGGGGGTCTGAGGGCCGCAGGAAAACACCTGTAAGCCTCCAAGAACCCCAGAAACGAAGCTCTCCTACCACGTAAGGGCTGACCTTCCCTGCGGCCAGTAAGGATCTACGAAAACAAAGAGTGGccacatgggggtggggagctcacCCCGGCCCGCACGGCACAGCGCCTGGAGGGGGGGACCGGTGGGTGGAGGCCTGAGACCGGTGCCAGCCCCGAGCGGGAATGACGGTCTCCGCGGATGGGGGCGGGGAGCCAAGCGCCAGCTCCCCAGCATTTGAAGCCGGACGTCAGCCAGCACTGTCTGAGGGGAGCGTGCTGCCAGAGCCACGTGACACCGTCTCTTGATTTTtgcaatttctaaaaataatcttaGAAGCTTTTAAACTTGGGGTGAAGACGCATTCGTCTAATTCAGCaatcatgttttcctttaaaactaaaattttaaaaatttgcaggGAGGAGCTCTGTACTTATTCTGCGTTTCCGCAGGCTCTCTCCTCACTGCCTGGGTCTCTAGAAATACCTGGATAACCTTCACCGAATGTCCGCAGCCTCATCTCGTTGAACTTGTGGGCGAGATTTCTAAAACTTTATTGTTGGATTGTTGAATAGCAAGCGTATTCTTACAAAGCCCACGGAGTCATTTTTTTCAGCAGGGGCAGTGCTGGGTCGTGGTCGTGGGCTGGCCCTCGGGAGGACGCAAACGACACCCCCGGAACACACCTCCCTTCCTACTTGGGGTGTCTACAGCagcctctgctccctgctccaAGCTGGCCTCCCTCATGGGCATAGACAGGTGCTAGGGCGCAAGGGACACCATGCGGCCAGCCCGGGCAAGCCTGCTGTGGGACACTGTCCGCCCTGCCTCCAGAGCACCCCAACGCCCCCCACCCAGGAATGTCCCCAAAGGGCCCCCCACCTGGGGAGGTCTCTGTCAGTCCTGGGGAGGTGTGTTATTCCTCCTGGAGCTTGAGGAGAGACCCACCTGGCTGAAAGGAAGGGAGTGGACAGTGAAGAATGGACATGGGGGGGTGCCCGGGGGGGcacagtcggtgaagcgtctcactcttgattttggctcaggtcgtgatctcagggttgtggggttgggctctacgctcagcggggactctgcttgggattctctccccctctgcccctccacccacttgcgttctcaaaataaataagatcttaaatcAAAATACAACAAAGAATGGACATAGGGTGGAGGCACTGTCGTGTCCGTGGCTGGGGGTGGCCCAGGTGATGTCCTCGCCAGACTGATGCTGGCCCAAGACTGTCCCTCTCTGCTCGTCCTACTGACGCCCACTCTGTCTGCTGGGTGGACCCTCTTCTCTCCCAGGGACTCTCAGCGGTGGTACTGTTCCTATTTGGGGCCCAATCATCCTTGGTTGTTGGGGGCAGCCCTGTGTTCTGGGGGATGGAAAGCAGCACCCCCAACTTCTGCCCGCTCGATGCCAGGAGCTCCTGTGGAAGGCACAGTGCCCCCTAAAAAGATGTCCACGTCTTCACCCCAAGCCTGCGAATGTGCCCACGGGAGCCCGGGACCGTGCGGCCGTGACGACAGAGTAGCAGCCCGCAGCACCCCGGGGCCGACGGAAGaggcagaagcccagagaggacgTGGCACGGGGCAGATGGAAGCTGCGCTGCTGGCTTggaagctggaggaaggggccatgcgCTGAGGCATGCGGGCACCTCCAAAAGCTGGAAAAGGCCGGGAGCACGTTCTCCGCATGAGCCCCCAGAAGCCAAggcagccctgcccacagcctGATCCTAGGCTGCCGAGGCCCATCTTGGATTTCTGCAGAGCCTCCGGTCAGGGAATCGGAGGGCGTCAAGTCTGGGGCAGTAGTAGAAACCAACACTCCCCAGGTggtgagggacacctggctggggCACTGCGCTCTACAGGACGGGACGAGGCCGCTGGGCTGGTCCTGGGGCCTTCGTAACCATGGTAACCacggaggaggcagaggagggtgCTGGGGGCCCCAGCCCTTCACaggcccctctcctctgccctgtgGCGGGAGTGCTGggtgctgggccctgggtggcCGGCTCCCAGCCGGGGAGAGGCGCCAAGACCACGTGGGAGGCAGAGGGCTGGCCATCGGGCATCATCTGACTGCAGCCTCATGACTGGCCCTGAGCGAGACCAGCACTGGTAGGTCAGCCCAGTGAACCTCCAGATCTCTAGAGACAACACGCAGACTTGAAACCCGCTCCGTGACAAAGAACTCCAAGGCCCTCGTCACCTCTACCCTTAGCTCCCCCTCTGCACTGTGAGTACTAGTGGGGGTGGGGaccttcctgcccagcagggagcccggccCTGGACACCCACCCCTGGCCTTCATCATCAGAGGTCCCTAAGGGGGAGGGCGTCATCATGCCCCCGGGCGCTGCCTACCCCTCACCCCGCCCCTCAGGACACGCCCCCCGGCCTGTGGGGCAGCAGCAGGCTCCCGGACCCAGGGAGGCTGGTGCATGCAGGTGCCCAGCTGCTGCGCAGGCCTGgctcctgccctcaccccagACCGGGGGTTGATCACCTCATCTTGCCCCAAGTCCCCTCCACCCAGCTACTCCCACACAGAAGCCCGTCAGCCCCTGAGACTCAGTGGCCAAGTCCCAGGGATGGCACCCACCCCCTGCTGCTATCCTCCCATGGCCCCTGAGGGCTGGGAGCCTGCCAGCATGCCCTtacttccctcctcccactcccagtTCCCCTCCAGCTTCATCTCCCCAAACGCGGCTCCGCCTCGTCACCCCCAGCTCAGaacccttcctcccacccctcaacCTCCCCAAGCAGACACCTCGGTGGGCCCAGGGCCAGCTCATCGCAGCTTCCCCATCCGCTCTGCCCACACTGCTTTCTTAGCCTGTTCACCAACCACTGTGCAGAGCTGGGGGAcgcaccacctcctccaggaagcctccctctGTGTTCTGCTCCCCCAGGGTTATTATGTGTGCCGCTTTGGGCCTCCTGCAAGCAGGGCCCAACATGAGACCTGGTGCCCGCAGTACCCAGCAGTTCATGACATCAAAATCCCCACCCTCCTGGAGGACCAGCAAAGGAGTTGGTCCTGAACCAGGCTCTGTAGGTGGGGCCTGTGAGCCACcatggccccccccccccccaggtccttGGCAGCTGCTTGGCCCCAGGAAGGTGCAGGCGGCCTCTCTAGGCAGCAGAGGGCTCTCCTGGAAGGCCCCACTCTGCCCTGTCCCCCAGGCCCCTCCAGGTGGCTTcctggaggctgggctggggcatGGCACCCCTCCCCGAGGTGGCCTCCCAGGCCTCAGGGCTGTGTGTTCTCAGGAAGGGGCCTCCTCCTGGGCCTGTGTTCTCTCCCTGGGCTCATGAGCCCCGGGTGGGGTGTGACGACGACTCAGCCGCCGCCtaccccaggacccccaggaaaGGCGCTGGAAGACAGACACTGGGCTGAGCCGGCTCTTAGGACGGTGGTGACCTCGAGACCTGTGCCTCCGAAGTCACAGTCTGCCAGAAAGGCGCGCTCCGGGCCAGGAAGGCGTGGAAGGCGTTGGCGGACTCAGAGGACCtcggagggtgggggaggagcacgTCCTTGTCCACGTCCTCGGACACCAGCTGGGCCACGAGCTGCGCGATGTCCTGAGGGCAACCGCGGGGTCAGGGGGCAGGGCCGGGAAGGGGCTGCGTGTGGCCCGCGCCCACCGTCCGCCCCGCGTGCCCCCCGCACACCGGGCAGTGGGGGACAGCGGTGCCCGGCCTctccccgccgcccgccgcgcaCCCTGCCGTGGGGGGGAGGCCCGCCGGTGCCCGGCTCCTCCCAGCCGCCCTGCGTGGCCAGCCGCCGGCGCTCGTCGATGCTGACGCTCCAGTGGCGGCTCGGGCGCCTGCTCTCGGGCGGCTCGCGCACCTGCGGGAACAGGGAGGCGGTGGGCGCGGGCCACACCTGCGCGCCGCGGCTCCCGCGCCCGCCGACCCTCGGCACGCCGCACGAAGAGCGTTCTGCTCGCTCCTCCCCAGGATCCAGCTCGGCCTCCAGTGGCCGGGGCGCTTCAGCCTCCCGCCCTGCGCCGGTGGTGGCTTTCCGGAGCAGCTCTGCGCCTGGACGCCCCGGCCCCAGCACGGCCGGCTTTTCTGAGCGAGGGTCGGCCCCTGGACGGGGAGGTCCTCGCAGCGTCGGCCATGGCCCTTCCCACTGGGgccaggagggggcaggaggtaGGGATCCTCCCAGCCGGCCTGTGAGAACCTCAGGAGAGGCGGGACCTGGGGAGGGGCactccccctccagcccctctaaagtaaaaaaaaaaaacccgcagGAACCGTGAGGACACACAAAGAGGTGGCAAGGGGCCagtggaggagggtgggaagaggTCAGTAACTGGGAAAGGTCAGAAGCAGGTAGCACCCCTGCAGGACCCCCCCCATGAAACTTCCCAGGTGGGCTGTCTGTGAAAGACCCTCAGACCCCCCCAGACTCTGCCCAGCCTTGGGGggcccctgctccctcctgcacAGTGAGACAGCCAGTCATTGTCTGGAATCCCATGGTGGGGGCACGCTAAAAATGGAGGACTAAGACAAGTGCAGAGTAAAGTCcccattcctcaaaaaattaaaagtaggacTCGCATATGagccagcagtcccacttctgggtatctacccaaaggaaCAGAAAGCAGGTCTCGAAGAGACATTGCACGCGCACGTCATGGCCGCATGACCCACAACAGACAAAAGGTGGGAAAACCCAAACGTCCCCTGATGGGTGAGTACATTGCCTGGAGCGGTAAATCCAcacggtggaatattattcagccttaaaaaggaaaggacatGGGGGAAGCTTGAGGACACTATGCTGAGTGACATAGGCAGGTCACCAAAGGATAAACcctgtgtgatttcactcataggagGTCCCTAGAGGAGCCAGGTTCACAGGGACTGGAGGTAGACGGGGGCGTTGAATGGGGACAGCATCAGGTCCGCAAACAAAAAGGTCCTGGAGATCTGTTTCCAACAACGTGAATGTACTCAATACTGCTGAGCCCTACACTTACACATAATTAGCAAGACCAGAAACAAAACCCCCAAAGTGCACGTTAGCACTGAGAggcacacacagaaggaagatgTGAGGGGACACAGAGCAGAGGGCCAGCTACGAGCCAAGGAGGAGGGCCTGAGAACAGAGACAACGCTGCTGACACTCAGGCTTTGAACTTCCAATCTCCAGACTTGGAGACAATACGTTTCTGTGGTTTAAGcatccctccccccaactcctgcaAAAAAAAATCGTGAAgtccccagcccctcttcccactctgcCACTGTGCACCAAGATCCGTGGGGCcggctcttctccctctcctcccaggagacGAGGGTTCCTTTCTGGGGAAAACGGGCAGCCTGACAGACCCAAGGGTGGGgcgcccagggcagagccccagaAACGTGCCCCAGCACACCCCGAGCGCCCGACCGCTAGCAAGCCTCCAGCCAGCCCCGCGCCCCGCTTTTCGGCACTGACCAAGAGCAGATGCGGCCTCTGCCAGGGAGCAGAGACACTCGGGGGACAGGAAAGAGTCCCCCGCCCGGTACCTGTTGTTCTCCTAGACACGGGAGTCCATGAAACAGAAAACGGGTGGTGTGGGAGAGGAGTGCTCAGACGAGCCGGAGCTCTTTAAACGTGGAAATGTGGCGTCCGCAGGGAAAGCGCCACAGCAGGCGAGGCGGGTGGTGTGGGATCCCTCCCTCCCGCTCCGCAGACCTGGGTTACCAGAGCGTGGCTCCAGCGGTGCCGGTGGGCCCCAAGCCCGCCTCTCGGGTCTGCGCCATCGGCGTGGGTGCGGCGTCCCCGGGAAGACCCCTGGGACCGGGAGGCACGCGGAGGATGCAGAGCGCAAGCACGCGGCTGTGGTTCAAGGAAGTCGTTACGGAGTGATCTCAGAGCAAATGCTGACTGATAATGCAAGGACTGGCCAGACAGCAGACATGAAGACGCAGTGAACAGGTAACAAGTcctgagaaaactggaaaatcaaCCATGGAGGCCGACATCCAGCTAATTGAAtttccagaaggagagagagccgAGAAAAGGACTGCGCACACGCCCCTCCTGAGATGAAGGGATCAAGGCTCCAGACCGTGAAAGGAAGCAGGCCCGCACAAGGGGTAGTGTGGGAATTTCAGAAAGCGGCAGAGGCTGGCACGCCCCGCAcgtgcaaagggcctgaggcaCACACCGCCGAGGGCATCACGCAGCAACAGCAAGGCTTAGAGGCCACAGCATAATACCTTACACGTCCAGAACGAACATGATTTTCACAGAGAGTTTCCACCCACGAAGGCACCATGCAATGTGGAGGCAGAGTAAAGACATGGGAACAGCTTTACAATCGAGAACTCCCATCTGCCGGGCCCTCCCAAGGAAGGTGCGTATGCGCCACTCCACCGAAAAAGGGGAGTAAACCGGGAAGTGGGGAGACTGGGGGCCCAGACACTGGGGTCCTGCCGAGGAGAGGCTCCCCTGGGAATagagctgggctctgggctccccCAGGTGTGGCCTGTGGGACCCTGGAGCAGCCACGGGCAGTGGTGCCCGTGCCCGGGGCTCTGAGGAGGACGGAGCCGTAAGTGCAGCGTGGGGCTTCGGCCGCAGACACACAGCAGCTCTGGCCGTGACCAGAGTCCCCAGGAAGAGCGCACGGTGAGGACAGGCCCCCAAATCCTGGAATCACAGCTGGCGGTGGGAGCAGCCACAAGAGCAGGAAGCGGTGGGCGCCTTGCTGTGCCACCTGGGACCCCaagagctggggcagggctgtCGTTCTAACCTACATGCACACGTGTGTTAAAGGGAGCccaacatttacaaaataaagactGAAGTGATTGGGCCGGGCGCTCTGACAGAACACATGCACACTGCTTTGACCCGCAGAGACCCAGGGTCTCACCAAGCGCGTGGAGCCCACCCAGATCGGCCACGCCTCAGACCGCCAACCAAACATGTGAGCCAACACAGGACTCCCGGGTCACTTCGGGCGACCGCAGGGCAGTGCAATTAGAAATTAACAGCAGAAGCATATTGGGGTGTACGTCCAAAGGACCCCATGTCCACACGAGTGAGAGGGGAAATCCAGGCTGCAAGCCGGCTCCCTGCAGCCGTCCTGTGAAGACAGAACTTGAAATGCTGGAAAATTAGGAAAAAGCCCCAGAGCAGGTGAGGCCAGCAAGCCAAGCAGCgaggaaaagaataacaaaaccaCTTCAGTAAAAGttagaggcagaaggaggaaagGCTAATGAgtaagttaaaatgaaaagaaaaaaacagtgacaACCGTGGACAGTGACCGTCCACTGGCTCTCCGAACGCCAACACAACAGAGGGACTGGCGGCCCGGCCCAGGCGCCCTCGCCCGTGGCAGCCGGTCTGCTCCCGCCCAGCGTCCATTTTGCGTTTCTCGTGAATCGAGTCCACAGGCCTCAGACGCTCTCTTACTCGAAACCTGCCTTCTCGCTGCTGGGGAGCGTCTCTGCGGACATTCTGGTGGGTAAGCGTTAGAATGTTATACGTAGGACAAGCCTTATCTTCCGACCGTCGGTAAGATTTTCCTGTCTTTGTTCCAACCTTTAAAATCCGCAGGCGGATTTGTCAGCATTTCCCATTGTGGATTTAGCGTGGGCCCCGGGTCGGGACGCCCCTCCGAGATTCTGACGCTGCCCCGCACGCTCTCCTGGCCCGTCTGCGCTGTGTTTGATCTAAACAGGAGGCATCCGTGGGGAAGTGTGTCCCCCTCTGCTCCACAATGCCACGCAAAGCGCCCGTGAAGTCCCCAGACTTACACCGGGCCCGTCTCTGGACTCGCTGCGCTGGACCGTGGCTCACTTGCCCGTGTCTGTCTGTCCCGATGCCGCACAGTTTCAGCTGCTGCAGCTTTGAGCAGACAAGTGCGGCCCGCTCTTATCTTTCAGGATCCTTGCATGTTTCTTTTCCGATCCCTATTCTTTCGATACTGTGTTTACTGCGCAGTAACACACGCACGCTTTTGAGCTCTGAATAGAGGAAGCCACGCTGCACACACGTGGTGCCGCCTGCTTCTTTCCGCCACGACGACGTGTCCTGGGCCACCCTGCTGCCCCGTGGAGGGGCACCCACTCGCTCTAACTCCAGACCCAAGGCAGAGTTTGGCACCAAAGCTCGCCAGAACGGGGGGAGGTCTCGGTCTCTTGGTGTAATCACTGCGTACGCGCACGCTCAGCAAAGTCTAAGTCAGCCAACGCGCCGCTTGCCTTCTTAGGGCCTGAGGCAGTTTTGAAAACTTCGCTCCAGTGACAGACCACGTCCCGACGCTCGCGCCATCGTGGGTGCGTGTGCTCGTCTACCCTGAGTCCTGGTGTGTGGCCCACGTGGGGTGTCGTGGTGCCCGTCCAGGTTAGTTCCTGTGTGC contains these protein-coding regions:
- the TEX22 gene encoding testis-expressed protein 22 → MDSPEHLSNAPMGKKSELPLPQEHRQPTPHLSPTVAWGQPSAQSEGQQPQTQDWVREPPESRRPSRHWSVSIDERRRLATQGGWEEPGTGGPPPHGRDIAQLVAQLVSEDVDKDVLLPHPPRSSESANAFHAFLARSAPFWQTVTSEAQVSRSPPS